One genomic region from Xylocopa sonorina isolate GNS202 chromosome 8, iyXylSono1_principal, whole genome shotgun sequence encodes:
- the Ttk gene encoding zinc finger and BTB domain-containing protein ttk isoform X4 produces MLADINGNLADLRSEAMASQRFCLRWNNHQSNLLSVFDQLLHDESFVDVTLAVEGQLLRAHKMVLSACSPYFQALFVGHPDKHPIVILKDVPYVDMRSLLDFMYRGEVSVDQDRLTAFLRVAESLRIKGLTEVNEDKCDLPSITSSLLGNQNTVPPPPPNLHRINQIGPHHHVSQKRMHHVSNHPLLGSALSAPKRKRGRPRKLSGSSDTPIGEISGQELQSCSGADLVQGSPEMMEMKMSIDFQSESTGNTGRGGNGASAGSNNVSSNNVGNSATTGTSLAASSLSSSRKDEPTENGTDTPESMTPRVKREPEPTPSTSAQASDETFARPHSRQGSEGFKQDSEETSSGGGSQSPTHIRINFERCFRKEYSASSLQGKTTTTSAGTGSMEDSQQYSDSESEQKVSKDNLSSAIFNLVAGESEISQSDFEGSFKVENERTEGSVRDFCVKEGDVYRCTVCHRTYTHISNFCRHYVTSHKPNVKYYPCPVCFKEFTRKDNMVAHVKIIHSLKPHMSLSSSGSSSMGQQR; encoded by the exons ATGTTAGCGGACATTAACGGTAACTTGGCGGATCTGAGAAGCGAAGCGATGGCGTCGCAGAGGTTTTGTCTGCGCTGGAATAATCATCAAAGTAATCTACTCTCCGTTTTCGACCAACTACTTCATGACGAATCGTTCGTCGACGTTACGCTGGCCGTCGAGGGTCAACTACTCAGGGCGCATAAAATGGTGCTGTCGGCGTGTAGCCCCTACTTTCAG GCCCTTTTCGTCGGCCACCCCGACAAGCACCCGATAGTAATTCTGAAAGATGTCCCGTACGTGGACATGCGCAGCCTTTTGGACTTCATGTACCGGGGAGAGGTCAGCGTCGACCAGGACAGGCTGACCGCCTTCCTGAGAGTCGCCGAGTCCCTCAGGATAAAGGGCCTGACCGAGGTAAACGAGGACAAGTGCGACTTGCCCAGTATTACCTCCTCGTTACTTGGCAATCAAAACACAGTACCTCCGCCGCCGCCGAACCTGCATAGAATAAACCAAATCGGGCCTCACCACCATGTCTCGCAGAAGAGGATGCACCATGTGTCCAACCATCCTCTGCTTGGCTCGGCCTTATCCGCGCCAAAGAGGAAAAGGGGCAGACCGAGGAAGCTGAGCGGCTCGTCGGACACGCCGATCGGCGAGATCTCCGGGCAGGAGCTGCAGTCTTGCTCCGGGGCTGACCTAGTCCAGGGCTCGCCGGAGATGATGGAGATGAAGATGAGTATCGACTTTCAGAGCGAGAGCACCGGGAACACCGGCAGAGGCGGGAACGGCGCCTCGGCCGGCAGCAACAACGTCAGCAGCAATAACGTCGGTAACTCGGCCACGACGGGGACCAGCCTGGCCGCTtcctcgttgtcgtcgtcgaggAAGGACGAGCCAACGGAGAACGGCACCGACACGCCCGAGTCCATGACGCCTCGCGTCAAACGGGAACCCGAACCAACGCCTAGCACCTCTGCCCAAG CCTCTGACGAGACATTCGCGCGGCCGCACAGTAGACAAGGGAGCGAGGGTTTCAAGCAAG ACTCGGAGGAGACGTCGAGTGGCGGTGGCTCCCAGTCACCGACTCACATTCGCATCAACTTCGAGCGATGCTTTCGCAAGGAGTACAGCGCGTCGTCCCTTCAGGGTAAAACAACAACTACGTCGGCGGGCACAGGGTCGATGGAGGACTCGCAGCAATACTCCGACTCCGAGTCGGAGCAGAAGGTGTCGAAAGACAATTTGAGCAGTGCCATATTTAATCTGGTCGCCGGTGAGTCGGAGATCAGCCAGAGCGACTTCGAGGGATCGTTTAAGGTCGAGAACGAGAGAACGGAGGGTTCGGTGCGGGACTTCTGCGTGAAAGAGGGCGACGTGTACAGATGCACCGTATGCCATCGTACCTACACACACATCAGCAATTTCTGCCGGCACTACGTCACCTCACACAAGCCTAACGTCAAGTACTATCCTTGCCCGGTTTGTTTTAAGGAATTCACGCGGAAAGACAACATGGTCGCCCACGTTAAGATCATACACAGCCTCAAGCCGCACATGAGCCTTAGCAGCAGTGGCAGCAGTAGTATGGGCCAACAGCGGTAG